In bacterium, the genomic stretch GTGGTATATCTGGCCGTGTTGCTGGGGTTGGCGGTTTGGTTCGTGCTGGCCCGCACCCGGCTCGGGCTTGCCCTGCGGGCGGTGGGTGAGTCGGCGCCCACTACCGATGCGGTGGGCCATTCGGTGATGGCGCTGCGGTCGGGGGCGGTCATGGTCGGCGGAGCGTTCGCGGGGGCGGCCGGATCGTTCCTGTCGCTCTATATGGCCCCGGGTTGGACCGAGGGCATGGTGGCCGGTCGGGGATGGATCGCGGTGGCCTTGGTGATCTTCGGGGCGTGGCGGCCGGGGCGGCTGGCTCTGGGGGCACTGCTGTTCGGGTTCACGCTGGCCTTGCAACCCCGGTTGCAGACTTTCGACATCGAAATACTGGGAGTGGAGCTGAACAGCATTTCGCCGGCGCTGCTGGGCATTCTTCCCTTCGTGCTCACCGTGGTGGTATTGATCATCATCAGCTGGCGCGCTCGCCACCGCCCCTCGGTGGCGCCCGCAGCCTTGGGCATCGCCTATCGCCGAGAAGAGCGCTGAGTCAATCGCCTCCGGCGGGGAGTAGGGTTCCCCGATGGCTGTGAGCACCACCCTGGGCGCGGCGCGCCAGTTCATGCCGTATTTCGTGGTCACCGGCGCGCTGTCCATGGGCTACGGCTCGGTGTTCACCCTGTTGGCCGAGTTCCGGGAGAAATTCGGGTTCAGTGAGACCGAGTTGGGGTTCATTGCCGGGGTGGGGTTCTTTGCCGGGTTCATGGCTCAAGTCGGGCTGGCCTGGCTAGCCGATCGGGGTCACGTCCGATCTCTGATTCACATCGGGATGGTCGTGGCCATCATTTCCATGCTGAGCATGGCCGCGGCCGATCAGGCCTGGCAGTTCATGGCGGCCCGGTTCTTCCTTGGTGCCGGAACTGGAGCGGTAGCTCCTGCCATTCGCCGCATTCTTATCACCCGTGATCCGTCCAATATGGGCGGCAACCTCGGTGCTATGGGGGCATTTGATGTCAGCGGCTTTGTGCTCGGTCCGGTGGCAGCGGCGGCGTTTGCGGAGCTCATAAACCTGCGAGCCCCCTTCCTATTCCTAGCGGCTCTTTTTGTGGTGGTCTACGTGTGGACCTTGGGCCTGGATTTGTCGGCAGGAGACGAGAACCGGGTTCAGATTCCAATGTGGCGAATACTGACCAGCCAATCGGTTTGGGCCGGGATCCTGGCCGGCATCGCCTTCTACACCACCATCGGCGTGTTTGAAGCCTCATGGGCGGTGCTGCTCGACGACTTGGGTGCCAGCACGATTCTCATTGCTCTATCGATCAGCTTGTTCGCCCTGCCGATGATCCCGTTGGCGCCCTTTGGCGGCAAGTATGCCCAGCGGCGGGGTCCCATTCGGGTTATGGCATTCACCATCATGGGGGCGGTTGCCTGCATGATGGTCTACGGCTATGTGGAGTTCGTGTGGGTGCTTATCGCGGTGTCAGCGGCTCACGCCATGTTCGATGCCTTCACCATGCCCGCAGGGCAACTAGCGGTGGCCATGTCGGCGCCCACCGAGCATGCTGCCGCGGCCCAGGGGGTGTATGGAGCTATCGGCTTAGTTGTCTCGGGGTCGGCCGCGTTTGCCGCCGGATGGGCTTATGACGTTTTGGGTCCTGAGGCGTTATTCACTGGCTCGTCGATCATCATGGTGGTGGCAATGGCTGGGGCGGTTGCGCTGGGAGGCGAACTTATGGGGTCGCCGAGGCTCGATCCCCAGGTGTCTGCGGCAACCGACCAATAGCGGGTAGCTTCCCCTTCAGGGTTCCCGGGGGTCGTCGCGAGCCGGGTGCCGGTTGGCATCTGTGTGGCGAGGTCAGTCGAGGCGTGGATCGATCAAGTCGATCCCGCAGGGCTCAAAGTCGCGGCGGTTGAGGGTGGCGAGGGGAATTGCATGAGCGAGGGCAGTTGCGGCAATGAAGCTGTCTTTGTTGGGCATAAACCAGCCCTGGGCTGGGCAGTCCAGCAACTTGTCCACCAGACCTTGATTTCTTGGCGGATCAGCGGCCACCAAGCGGTATTCGCCCTGTGCAACCCTCTCAACCTTGAAGGTCTGACCAGGCTGTATGCCGTCTTGCTGGCGCAATTCAGCTGGCAAGACGATCTGGCCCTTTGACGAAACCACAGTCTGCACGCCAAGTAAGATACTGGGCGCTTTCAAGGGATCACGCCGGGCTGAGCTGCACCGGCAAGCCCGACTGCCAGACCATGCCGGTGAGTGGGTCGACGTCTACCTCGGCGGTGGTGAGGGTGCAGACGTTGGGGTCGGCCCAGCCGTGGGGGATGGACACTGCCCCGGGTGCGATCTCTTCGCTGGTGCGGGCGGTGCCCACCAGATCGCCGTGGGCGCTTTGCACCCGTACCGGCTGGCCGTCGGCGATGCCGTGGTCGGGATGGATCAACACCTCGGGGCCCACGTCGCCCAGGTCGCGGAGCTGCCCGTTCATGGTCCGCATCTGGCGGCGGGGCAGCAGCACCACCGGCGCCGGGTCTTTAAGGTCGGCCAATTGCTCCACCAGTGGCTCGGGGGCCAATCGCCAGCGGCCGTCGGGCAGCACCCGGTCTAGCACCCAGCCGTGAACCGGGCGGGATTCGCCCACCAAGCCCCGTCGGGCGGCCAGCACAGTGGCGGCATCGCTGCGGCCCCGCTCGGCGATCAGTTTTAGGAGGTCTTCGTCGGTGGCGGTGTCGGGGTCGATCCCCCGGGGCAACACGCCGACACCTAGCCGCTGCCCCAGATCGGCGAAGACCTGCCACATGAGCCGGCGGTCGGCGCCGGGAGGGACCACCGCCGGGGTGTAGTGGGTGGCGATGGCCGGCTGGTAGGCATCCAACATCCAGGGCAGGTCGGCTCGTTCCAGTTGGCCAGCCACAGGCAGCAGGTGGGTGGCCAGCGCGGTGGTGTCGGTTTCCACCACGTCGGCCACCGCCAGCACGTCGAGAGATTCGAATGCCGCCTGGGTCCGGTCTCGATCGGGGAAGGCGATCAGCGGGTTGCCGCCCACCACCACTAGTGCCCGCACGTTGCCGGCCTCGATCTCGTCTACCAAGGCAGCGCACGGATACTCGCCGAAGCGGCGGGGGAGCTCGGGACGGCTGGCCGGTCCGGGTTCGGGCTGGCCGTCGGAGGGCTGCCAATCACGCGTGTCGAGCTGCATCAGATAACCGGGGTTGAACCACATCCCTCCCGGCTGGTCGTAGGAGCCGGTGACCACGGCCAGCGCCCAGAGCAGCCACTCGGTGATGTTGGCGTGGCGGCCCATGGACACCCCGGTGCCCGACAGCACCGACAACCGGCCCGCGGTTCGCACCGCGTCGAGGAGGTCGAGCAGTTCAGCGGTGTCTATCCCGGTTCCGGCTGCCGCACGGTCCAGAGTGAAGGGGGCCACTGCGGCGGTGAGGTCTTCTACCCCTACCGAGTGCTCGTTCAAGTAGTCCCAGTCAGCCCCATCCACCAACAGCTCACGCACCAGCCAGCCCAAGATCAGGTAGTCGGTGCTGGGCCGGGGGGCCAGATGGTGGTCGGCGAGGTGGGCGGTCTCGGTGCGACGAGGGTCGACCACCCACACCGGCCCCCGCTCTTGCTGGGCTCGAAGTCGGCGGATGGGATCAGCCAGACCGTTGCCGTGTCCGTGGGACACCACGGGATTGGTGCCTACCAGCAGGAGCATTCGGGCCGCTTCTTGATCCCACATGGGGGTGATACCCGACCAGCCCCCCATGAACTCGGCCACCAGCGGGCGCATGGGAGTGTCGATGGTGGTGGCGGTGTACTTCTGGAGGGAGCCGATGGCACCCAGGAACCGCTCGGCAGCCCGGCGGCCGTTGGCGTCGTACGCGGAGCCGCTGGCCAGATACATGGCCACCGCATCGGGACCGTTCTGGTCGATGATGTCAGCGAGGCGGCTGCCCAAGTCGTCGAGGCATTGGTCCCACCCCGCGGCCTGATCGCCTATCTGGGGTTGGTTGAGCCGGTGCGGGTGGTGGTGCCACTCGGGGAGTGCCCGGCCCTTCGGACAGGTGTAGCCCTTGGAGATGGGGTGGGCGTCGTCGCCTCTCACCTTTAATACCTGGTCGCCCTCGACGGTGACGGTGATGCCGCACATGGCGGTGCAGATGCGGCAGAAGGAGTGGACCTCCTGAGCCTTAGACAATGCCCCGGGCTTGGTCGATGCTCCATTGGCTCGCCGAGGGAGCGTTGGAGCTGGTCTTGTCGGCGATCTCCGCCATGATGCCCTCTCGCTGGGCAATGCCCACCATGCTCTCCAGTCTTCCGGTGTAGGAGGTGGGCTGTTGGAGCATCCACACGATGCCCTCAGCGGAAACCGAGGTGTCGGCCCAAGTGGAGTGATCGGCGTCGGGAGCGTTCATCACAAAGCCCTCGCTGGCCACCGCGGTATCGATGCGGAAGCAGTTCACCGCGATGCCGTCCTCAGCCAGGATGGCCGCGCTGGACACGGTCAGGTGTTCCAGGGCGGCCTTGGACATGCCGTAGGCCATTAGCGATGGGTAGTAGGCGAGGCCGGCCGCCGATGAGACGTTGATGATTCGCCCGTTGCGTTCGGCCAAATAGGGCCGGCACAGCCGGGTGGCCAGCAGCGGCGCGGTGGTGTTGATGGCCATGGTCAGCTCATAGCGCTTTAGCTCCATGTCCAGGTCGCCCACGAAAGTCACCGCGGCGTTGTTCACCAGGGCGTCGATCTGCCCGAAGTGGCTCACCACCGTTTCCACCATGGCCTCGATCTGTTCGGGACGAGACAGGTCGCAGGGCACGGCCAAGCCGTCGCCGCCAGCCTCGTCAACTGCTGCTGCGGTTTCGTCCACCGTGCCGGGCAGTTTGAATCGGGCCGAGTCGGTGGCTCGGGCCACACAGGCCACCCCCGCGCCCAGCTCGCCGAGGCGGACGGCCAGGCCTGCGCCTACGCCGCGGCTGGCTCCGGTGACGATTATCGTCTGACCCTCGAAAGGACGATCGGTTGCTGCCTTGGTCACGGCGACATCCTATGGGCGCACCGGCGGCAGGGCTTAGGCCACAATGCCGCTGGCCCGCAGCTCGGCGATCTGCTCGGGGCTGCGGCCCATATCGGCCAGCACTTCGTCGGTGTGCTCACCCAGTTCGGGGGCCAAGCTGCGAGGGGCCCACGGGGTGCCGTGGAAGTCCACCGGGGTGGCCAGCATGGTGGTGCCGGTGGCCCCATCGGGCACCTCCACCAGCGCTCCCGACGGGCCGGTCTGGGGATCGGCCAGCACGTCGTTGAGGGTGTTTACCGGAGCCCAGAACATGTCCGGCTCGATTGCGAAGATCTCGGCCCACTCCTCCAGGGTTCGCTTTGCGAAGGCCTCGTCCAACGCGGCGATCAGCTCCACGGCGTTGACGGCCCGGTCTCGTGCGGTGGCAAACCGCTCGTCGTCGATCCACTCCGGATGGCCCACGGCCCGGGCCAGTGGCGGCCAGTGGCGGTCGCCCTCCAGGCCCACCACCCAGAAGCGGCGGCCGTCGCCCGCGGTGTAGTTGTTGATGGCCGGGTTGCCCATGGCCTCCCGGGTGCCCACCGCCATATTCAGGCCCCACATCAGCAGAATGTTGAGGTCAAAGCCGATGGTGTACATGCCCTCCCGGAACAGCGATGAGGACACCATCTGGCCCTCGCCGGTGCGCTCTCGGTGGAACAGGGCCGCGCTGATGGCCGCCGCTCCGGCCAGGCCCACGTTGTGGTCGCCCATCCCGCCCCGCTGGAAGGGCAGGGCACCGCCGGGCGGGGTTAGCTGGGCGGCGATACCCGAGCGGGCCCAGAAGGCGGCGATGTCGTAGGCCGGACGGTCGGCGTCGGGCCCCTCGAGCCCGTAGCCGGTGATGGCGCAGTACACCAGCGCGGGATTGCGGGCGGCCAGCGACTCGTAGTCCAGCCCCAGTCGATCGAGGGCGCTCAACCGCAGGTTGGTAAGGAACACGTCGGCCTCATCGATGATCTCCGCCGCAATGGCCCGGCCCTCGTGGCTGGTCAGATCGACCACCACCGACCGCTTCGACCGGTTGTCCAGTTCGAACACCGGATTGGTGGGCATGTCCCCGCCCAGCATCCGCTGAAACGTGCGAGACGGATCGCCGGCGGGGGGTTCGATCTTGATCACGTCGGCCCCCCAGTCGCTCAATATCCCGCCCGCCGCGGGGCCAGCCACCCACACCCCCAGTTCGACCGCCTTCACACCATCCATCGGACCTGCCATGGGTTGAGCTTAGAAAGCGGTTGATTGCTCAGCCAGGTTTATGGCATCTCCCACAATCGCACTATTATTGCACTACTCGTCCTTAATAATCCATATAAGATGTTCTGATGACGAATGGTGCGTTTTCTCGCATTTCTTGGTTTGGCCGCGAGCCACCGACTCGTCTGACTCCTGAGGAGTTCACAGAAGCGTTTCCCGGCGAGGGGCAGCACGTCGAGTGGAAGGCTGGAACGGGGCGGCGTCCCATCCAAGAGGCAATCGTCGCTTTCTCAAACGCCGACGGGGGCATCCTCATCCTCGGTGTGGACGATCGGAGTCGCATAGTCGGCTGTCCGCTCAATGAGGGGTTGGAAAAGAACCTCTGGGAAATGGTTGGCCAGATCGAATCGCCCGGACTGGTCCAGATATCCGGTATGGAAGTGGGTCGGGACAGGGTCACCGTGGTCGCTGTAGGCCAGCGATATGACGGCATTGCCCAGACTTCGAACGGGCGCGCATTGGTTCGCCGGGGCAAGCAGAATCTGCCCCTGTTGGGCCGAGAGCTGCGGCAGCTGCTCAACGAGCGACTCCCCGGGGCCTTTGAGGCCAGCCCGTCGCCCTGGTCGGTTGACGATGCTGCCCCGGAGTTGTTGGGCCAACTCTGCCTAGCCCTGGGAATCGATCCCAGCCATTCACCAGACGTGTTGGCTTCGGCCCTGTCCCAGCGGGGCCTCGCCGTTGCGGGAGATCAAACTGGCATACTCACCTTTGCCGGTGCTCTCTATCTAGTGGAAGAGGTGCAGGCGGCATTCGGCAAGTTCTGCATCGAGGTTTTCCGCTACGGCGAGGGCAGCCGCGAATATGACCGGCGCGAAGTATTCACAGGCACACCCCGTCAGCAGGTGGGCGACGCGGTGGGGTGGATAATCGACGAGATCGGCTTCGACCTCATGGTGGTTCGGACTATTCGCCACGAACTGCCTCGCCTTCCCGTTGATGCGCTGCGCGAGGTGCTGGCCAATGCCGTGGCCCATCGCGACTATCAGCTTTCCGGCGCCGCCATCGAGGTGCATCTGATGCCGCGGGAGTTGGTAGTGGTCTCGCCGGGAGGATTTGCGGGCGGCGTGACCAGCGACAACATCGGCGAGGCGCATTTCGCCCGCAACCCGGCGGTGATCAATGTTTTGAGAGCGTTCGAGCTTGCCGAGGACGCAGGACGGGGAATCGACCTCGTTCGATACGAAATGGCCGCAGCGCTGCGCTTCGAGCCGAGGTTCGAGGAAGCACCCGAGGGTTGGGTGAGGGTGGTGCTGCCGACGGTCGGGCCGGTGACGCCTGAGGAACTGGCCTGGACTTATGAGGTTGGGGGCGAGCTCGAGATGCATCCCGGTGACCGCCGTGTGCTTGCTGAGGCGCTGAGGGGTGTCGAACTCACCAACACGGCAGTTCGGTCCATGCTCGATGTCGGGGTGTCCCCGGCCCGCAACACCCTTCAGCGCCTATGCGAGATGGGGTTGTTGGAGCATAGAGGCGAGGGTGCTGGCACCCGCTACCGCTTGGCGTCGGCGGTTCCCGCGCCGCGCGGCCGCCCATTGAGCCGCGAAGAAATGCAGGCGGTTGTCTTGGGTTGGGGAATCGATGGGCCGGTCACCAACTCGCGAGTGCAAGAGGGATTCGGCGTGTCGCGTTCTGTGGCCTTGGGGCTTTTGCGCAACCTTGTCGAGCAGGGTCGGTTGGTGAAGTCGGGCACCGGGCGCGGCGCAAAATACACCCTCGCTGAGCCGTAAACGAGATCCCCGATCCGACCGGCGAGTAAGTGTCACTGGGGTTCACTACGATTTGGTTCGCAATGGAGCGACGTAATCCCCCCGGATGCCCCAAAGACACGCCTCAACACATTTGGCGGCGCCAGATGGGCTTGGTCCGTGCCCGCACAGTGCCCGAGCGGCTTGAGGAATGGCGGCAGCTCAATGAAGCCGGTGCGGTCATGGAGGAACAGTCGGTGCGCAATCGCCACCCTGAATACAACGACCGCGAGGTCTTCTTGGCCCTCGTCGTTTCGCGCTATGGCGAGGAGCTTGCCCATGAAGTGTGGCCTGACTCTGTAGGAATAGAACCCTGATCGAGCTCACTGCCGCGCTGAGGCACACCATTGGAGCTCTTGATTCCGCAGGTGTGGACTACATCGTGGTCGGTTCGGCGGCGGCGGCGGCTTGGGGGGTAGCTCGAATGACTCGCGACGTGGACATCGTTGTCCTCTTGGCCTCCGAATCCGCAGAAGCAATGCTCGAAGCATTGCGAGCGAGCGAGGTCTACTTTCCGGAGTCAGATGCTCGTCAGGCATTCGAGTTCGGAGGGTCCTTCAACATTCTTCACCCGCAAAGCGGGGGAAAGGTCGACGTATTCGCCGTTCCCGCCTCCGATGCCTTCACCCAGTCGCGAATAGCTCGGAAAGTCCGCACCGAAGTACTCGGCGTAGAAGCATGGATTGCAACACCCGAAGACGTCGTGTTGGCCAAGCTGCGGTGGCGCCTTGAATCGCGCTCTGAAATCCAGTGGCGAGACTGCGTCGAGATCGCCGCCATCAACGACCTTGACCTCAGTTACATGCGGAGATGGGGATCCAAACTCGGTATAGAAGAAGACTTGGCCGATCTGCTGGACGGTTGACCTACAGGTCTGTTGTGCGCTGAGCATAGAAAGCCAGTGGTGTGGCTCTTACACTCCAACGCCATCAAGGTTCTGTTTGTCTGCACGGGAAACATCTGCCGTTCGCCGATGGCCGAGGTGCTGTTTGCCCATCTGGCCCCCGACGTGGAGGTGGGCTCGGCCGGGACTATGGACTGGAGCGGGCAGCCCGCCCACGAGTACGCCATAGCCGCCATGGCCGAGCGGGGACTGGACTTGTCGACCCACCGCAGCCGCCGCCTCTCGAAGTATCTGGTGGACGAGTCCGATCTCATAGTCGCCATGACTCGCAACCACGGTTGGGCGGTGGAGGCCCGCAGCGAAACCAAGGCGGCCGCCACCTTTCTGCCCGCTGAGCTGAGTCGTCTCGCCGACCAGGTGGGCGATCGCAATGGCGCCGATGCCCAAGCCTGGATAGGTCGGCTGCACACCTTGCGCGATACCCAAGCCAACGCCCGTTTCATCGGCCGAGCTGCTGACGAGATCCCCGATCCCATCGGCGAGTCTTTAGCCTACTTTCGGGTTATTGCCGACCGTTTGGAACGGGAGCTTTCCCCCGCCGCCGCCCGATTGCAGACCTAGGCGGGGCGACACTTTGCGCTATCTCTCGATAAATCCCTAAAGTCTGACAACTTGCAGTTGGTTGAGGCCCGGCTGCTCAAAGCCAAACCCGAGGGGGTCATGCTCATGAAATCGCGTTGGTTGAAGCTTCTTGCCGTCCTGATGGCGCTGACAGTATTCGCTGTCTCCTGCGGCAACGATGACGACGACGGAGTCACCACTGGGGCTGCTACGCCCGCTCCGGCAGAGGAGCCTGGAGAAGAAGCTCCTGCCGAAGAGGCCCCCGCCGAAGAGGCTCCCGCTGAGGAGGCCCCGGCTGAGCAGGCCCCGGCCGATGAGCCAGAAGATGAGCCGGTGGTGACCATCGAGGAGTCCGAAGAGGTGGAAGAGGAAGAAACAGGTGGAGTGCCCACCGGCAACACCGGGTACATCCCTGGTGAAATCCTCACCACCGAATGCTCAGACGGGCGGCCGACTGGCGGCAACCTCACTATCGGCATGTTCGGTGAGATCGTCGGATGGGACCCCACCTTGATCCAGGGCGGGGCCTCGCTGGGTGGCACGCAGATGATCTCCATCTACGGAGCGCTGTTCTACGAGGACTTCGCCACTGGCCAGCTGATTCCCGGCCTGGCCGAGAGCATCTCCACTGAAGACAATGAGGTGTTCACGCTGAAGCTGCGCGAGGGCGTCAACTTCACCGACGGCACCCCGTTGGATGTAGACGCACTGATCTGGAACATCGAGCACCACCAGAATCCTGACATCGGGTCGCAGTCGCGGGCTCAGGCCGATCTGATCGCTTCGTGGGAGAAGATCGACGACTACACCATTGAGCTCACTGCCACCAGCAAGAACGCGGTGTTTGCGCAGATCTTCGCCTCCCGTATGGCGTGGATGATGTCGCCCACCACGTATCAGGCTGGTCAGGATCCAGAAACCGGCCTCAATTCCGACGTCAACATCAATCCGCAGGGCGTGGGCGCAGGTCCGTTCATGCTTGAGTCGTGGGTCCAAGACGACCAAGCCGTTGTGGTGCGCAACCCGGATTACTTCCGTGAGGGTTGCCCCTATCTGGACAGCGTGACCTTCAAGCCCATCATCGAGCCGCCGCAGCGCTACAACGCGTTCAACGCTGGCGATCTCGACATTGGCTACGACCGCCATCCCCAGAACCTCCAAGACGCCATCGCCAAGGGCGTCAACACCACCTCCCGAGTCGACAACCACGGCGGATA encodes the following:
- a CDS encoding ABC transporter permease is translated as MSEAALVGLFVATVQFATLVFLAALGELIAERAGVLNLGVEGMMAMGAVSGFMVGLETGSPWAAFFVAAAVGALVGGFHALVSVVLGADQVVSGLALTIGGLGLAAYVGRNVVGERPETLFTDLGIAGLADIRWFGDIFFNQPPVVYLAVLLGLAVWFVLARTRLGLALRAVGESAPTTDAVGHSVMALRSGAVMVGGAFAGAAGSFLSLYMAPGWTEGMVAGRGWIAVALVIFGAWRPGRLALGALLFGFTLALQPRLQTFDIEILGVELNSISPALLGILPFVLTVVVLIIISWRARHRPSVAPAALGIAYRREER
- a CDS encoding MFS transporter, which produces MAVSTTLGAARQFMPYFVVTGALSMGYGSVFTLLAEFREKFGFSETELGFIAGVGFFAGFMAQVGLAWLADRGHVRSLIHIGMVVAIISMLSMAAADQAWQFMAARFFLGAGTGAVAPAIRRILITRDPSNMGGNLGAMGAFDVSGFVLGPVAAAAFAELINLRAPFLFLAALFVVVYVWTLGLDLSAGDENRVQIPMWRILTSQSVWAGILAGIAFYTTIGVFEASWAVLLDDLGASTILIALSISLFALPMIPLAPFGGKYAQRRGPIRVMAFTIMGAVACMMVYGYVEFVWVLIAVSAAHAMFDAFTMPAGQLAVAMSAPTEHAAAAQGVYGAIGLVVSGSAAFAAGWAYDVLGPEALFTGSSIIMVVAMAGAVALGGELMGSPRLDPQVSAATDQ
- a CDS encoding AbrB/MazE/SpoVT family DNA-binding domain-containing protein; this encodes MKAPSILLGVQTVVSSKGQIVLPAELRQQDGIQPGQTFKVERVAQGEYRLVAADPPRNQGLVDKLLDCPAQGWFMPNKDSFIAATALAHAIPLATLNRRDFEPCGIDLIDPRLD
- a CDS encoding molybdopterin-dependent oxidoreductase, whose product is MSKAQEVHSFCRICTAMCGITVTVEGDQVLKVRGDDAHPISKGYTCPKGRALPEWHHHPHRLNQPQIGDQAAGWDQCLDDLGSRLADIIDQNGPDAVAMYLASGSAYDANGRRAAERFLGAIGSLQKYTATTIDTPMRPLVAEFMGGWSGITPMWDQEAARMLLLVGTNPVVSHGHGNGLADPIRRLRAQQERGPVWVVDPRRTETAHLADHHLAPRPSTDYLILGWLVRELLVDGADWDYLNEHSVGVEDLTAAVAPFTLDRAAAGTGIDTAELLDLLDAVRTAGRLSVLSGTGVSMGRHANITEWLLWALAVVTGSYDQPGGMWFNPGYLMQLDTRDWQPSDGQPEPGPASRPELPRRFGEYPCAALVDEIEAGNVRALVVVGGNPLIAFPDRDRTQAAFESLDVLAVADVVETDTTALATHLLPVAGQLERADLPWMLDAYQPAIATHYTPAVVPPGADRRLMWQVFADLGQRLGVGVLPRGIDPDTATDEDLLKLIAERGRSDAATVLAARRGLVGESRPVHGWVLDRVLPDGRWRLAPEPLVEQLADLKDPAPVVLLPRRQMRTMNGQLRDLGDVGPEVLIHPDHGIADGQPVRVQSAHGDLVGTARTSEEIAPGAVSIPHGWADPNVCTLTTAEVDVDPLTGMVWQSGLPVQLSPA
- a CDS encoding SDR family NAD(P)-dependent oxidoreductase, with the translated sequence MTKAATDRPFEGQTIIVTGASRGVGAGLAVRLGELGAGVACVARATDSARFKLPGTVDETAAAVDEAGGDGLAVPCDLSRPEQIEAMVETVVSHFGQIDALVNNAAVTFVGDLDMELKRYELTMAINTTAPLLATRLCRPYLAERNGRIINVSSAAGLAYYPSLMAYGMSKAALEHLTVSSAAILAEDGIAVNCFRIDTAVASEGFVMNAPDADHSTWADTSVSAEGIVWMLQQPTSYTGRLESMVGIAQREGIMAEIADKTSSNAPSASQWSIDQARGIV
- a CDS encoding CoA transferase, whose product is MAGPMDGVKAVELGVWVAGPAAGGILSDWGADVIKIEPPAGDPSRTFQRMLGGDMPTNPVFELDNRSKRSVVVDLTSHEGRAIAAEIIDEADVFLTNLRLSALDRLGLDYESLAARNPALVYCAITGYGLEGPDADRPAYDIAAFWARSGIAAQLTPPGGALPFQRGGMGDHNVGLAGAAAISAALFHRERTGEGQMVSSSLFREGMYTIGFDLNILLMWGLNMAVGTREAMGNPAINNYTAGDGRRFWVVGLEGDRHWPPLARAVGHPEWIDDERFATARDRAVNAVELIAALDEAFAKRTLEEWAEIFAIEPDMFWAPVNTLNDVLADPQTGPSGALVEVPDGATGTTMLATPVDFHGTPWAPRSLAPELGEHTDEVLADMGRSPEQIAELRASGIVA
- a CDS encoding putative DNA binding domain-containing protein; this translates as MTNGAFSRISWFGREPPTRLTPEEFTEAFPGEGQHVEWKAGTGRRPIQEAIVAFSNADGGILILGVDDRSRIVGCPLNEGLEKNLWEMVGQIESPGLVQISGMEVGRDRVTVVAVGQRYDGIAQTSNGRALVRRGKQNLPLLGRELRQLLNERLPGAFEASPSPWSVDDAAPELLGQLCLALGIDPSHSPDVLASALSQRGLAVAGDQTGILTFAGALYLVEEVQAAFGKFCIEVFRYGEGSREYDRREVFTGTPRQQVGDAVGWIIDEIGFDLMVVRTIRHELPRLPVDALREVLANAVAHRDYQLSGAAIEVHLMPRELVVVSPGGFAGGVTSDNIGEAHFARNPAVINVLRAFELAEDAGRGIDLVRYEMAAALRFEPRFEEAPEGWVRVVLPTVGPVTPEELAWTYEVGGELEMHPGDRRVLAEALRGVELTNTAVRSMLDVGVSPARNTLQRLCEMGLLEHRGEGAGTRYRLASAVPAPRGRPLSREEMQAVVLGWGIDGPVTNSRVQEGFGVSRSVALGLLRNLVEQGRLVKSGTGRGAKYTLAEP
- a CDS encoding ABC transporter substrate-binding protein; protein product: MQLVEARLLKAKPEGVMLMKSRWLKLLAVLMALTVFAVSCGNDDDDGVTTGAATPAPAEEPGEEAPAEEAPAEEAPAEEAPAEQAPADEPEDEPVVTIEESEEVEEEETGGVPTGNTGYIPGEILTTECSDGRPTGGNLTIGMFGEIVGWDPTLIQGGASLGGTQMISIYGALFYEDFATGQLIPGLAESISTEDNEVFTLKLREGVNFTDGTPLDVDALIWNIEHHQNPDIGSQSRAQADLIASWEKIDDYTIELTATSKNAVFAQIFASRMAWMMSPTTYQAGQDPETGLNSDVNINPQGVGAGPFMLESWVQDDQAVVVRNPDYFREGCPYLDSVTFKPIIEPPQRYNAFNAGDLDIGYDRHPQNLQDAIAKGVNTTSRVDNHGGYWMLNNVKEPFNIRECRVAVAHAIDYETINEIVFDGLNNMIRSLMRPGSPWTDPEAVLPGFDQDASVAALEECEAQLGGPLEFQTYCTTSPENVLQTETLVSMWSAVGISATANCVEVGEMVGAVFGGESVANPWAIPVGDPDYMYDVYFGDSTEDGVCGPNVSSRNWAKACYPEFDASLKQGREGVTFEERYEGYSRFQREFAYQVPVIVTSKGEVGYYWTDEVSGIFQTDAGIILLEFTAKG